A part of Rhinolophus ferrumequinum isolate MPI-CBG mRhiFer1 chromosome 11, mRhiFer1_v1.p, whole genome shotgun sequence genomic DNA contains:
- the SLC25A22 gene encoding mitochondrial glutamate carrier 1: MADKQISLPAKLINGGIAGLIGVTCVFPVDLAKTRLQNQQNGQRLYTSMSDCLIKTIRSEGYFGMYRGAAVNLTLVTPEKAIKLAANDFFRYQLSKDGQKLTLYREMLAGCGAGTCQVIVTTPMEMLKIQLQDAGRIAAQKKILAAQAQLSTQGGAQPSAEAPSITRPTATQLTRDLLRSRGIAGLYKGLGATLLRDVPFSIVYFPLFANLNQLGQPASGEKSPFYVSFLAGCVAGSTAAVAVNPCDVVKTRLQSLQRGVNEDTYSGFLDCARKILQHEGPSAFLKGAYCRALVIAPLFGIAQVVYFLGIAETLLGLQHPHP; this comes from the exons ATGGCCGATAAGCAGATCAG TCTGCCAGCCAAACTCATCAATGGCGGCATCGCCGGGCTGATTGGGGTCACCTGCGTGTTCCCTGTCGACCTGGCCAAGACAAGGCTGCAGAACCAGCAGAATGGTCAGCGCTTGTACACCAGCAT GTCTGACTGCCTCATCAAGACCATCCGCTCAGAGGGCTACTTCGGCATGTACCGCG GAGCTGCAGTGAACCTGACCCTCGTCACTCCTGAGAAGGCCATCAAGCTGGCAGCTAACGACTTCTTCCGATATCAGCTCTCCAAGGACGG GCAGAAGCTGACCCTATACAGGGAGATGCTGGCAGGCTGCGGGGCTGGTACTTGCCAGGTCATCGTGACCACCCCCATGGAGATGCTGAAGATCCAGCTGCAGGACGCAGGACGCATTG CCGCCCAGAAAAAGATACTGGCTGCCCAGGCCCAGCTCTCAACCCAGGGGGGTGCCCAGCCCTCGGCAGAGGCTCCGAGCATCACTCGGCCCACAGCTACCCAGCTGACCCGGGACCTGCTCCGCAGCCGCGGCATTGCTGGCCTTTACAAGGGACTGGGGGCCACACTGCTCAG GGACGTCCCCTTCTCCATCGTCTACTTCCCCCTCTTTGCCAACCTGAACCAGCTGGGCCAGCCCGCATCTGGGGAGAAGTCTCCCTTCTACGTGTCCTTCCTGGCCGGCTGTGTGGCCGGAAGTACGGCTGCTGTGGCTGTCAACCCCTGTGATG TGGTGAAGACAAGGCTGCAGTCGCTCCAGCGTGGGGTCAACGAGGACACCTACTCGGGGTTCCTGGACTGTGCCAG GAAGATTCTGCAGCACGAGGGCCCCTCAGCCTTCCTGAAGGGCGCTTACTGCCGTGCTCTGGTCATCGCCCCCCTGTTTGGCATCGCCCAGGTGGTCTACTTCCTGGGCATCGCAGAGACCCTGCTGGGGCTGCAGCACCCCCATCCCTGA